The genomic interval TTCAACACTCAGATAAGTCGAGAGGATCCCTGGAGAGCCATGGCCACCCGACCagcacgcgctaggagtgaagagatgaccctaCAGCAGCTCATGGGGATGGTGCACGGGCTACAAGACGCAGTGGCCGCCTCGAATGtagaacaggaacgcatgcaggcggacctCACAGCTTCTCAAGTAAGAAGCGAGGAACTCCACCGCACCAACGAGGAGTTACGTCATAGATGGCGGGGCAGAGACGAACCGGAGGCTGCATCCCCACCCAGGGAATTCAGAACACCGTTTTCACAAGCAATCTTGGAGACAGCAATTCCCAACACGTTCACAGGACCCAAAGTGACGTTCACAGGAATGGAGGACCCCGAAGCGcacctcacggcgttccacacacagatttTACTGGTAGGTGGATCGGACGCTGCTAAgtgcaagcttttcatgagcaccatgacggggatggccatggactggttcatcagcctcccagagggccacGTCACGTCCTTCGCCCAACTTTCGAAACTATTTAGAGAACAGTACCTAACCAACAGAACCCCTGCCCCAGTCTCGTACGACCTTTTCGACGTCAAGCAGTTCCAAGGTGAAACCCTAAAGGAATACATAAGCCGCTTCAgggcacaggtggtgaaagTAGGTACCAAGGAGgaacccatgattgtgtacgcgttcAAGAAGGGAGTGCGCCCCGGATCGTTCAGCAAGACGCTTAACCGCAGTCGCCCCAAAACTTTCGCTGAAATAAGGCGACAAGCGGTGGAACATATTGCCTCAGAAGGTGAAACGTATGAAAAATGTACAACCACTATGCCGGCGCGCCCCAAGGCATAGATTCGCATGCAACCTGTTCGAGTTCACCAAGCCGTCACATAAAGGAAACACTTTGACAGGAAACGCGCTTACGAGCCACGAAGGACTCAACCTAAGAGTCGGGTAGAGGAAGGGAGAGAAGCACGCAAACCGCCAAGACACAATTTCGTGATGGAACTCAAAGATCTGATTGTGATACCCAGCATAGCCGACAGGTTGAGGCCGCTGATTAAAGCCGACAAGGTACTAGGGCCTCGCAAGGAGtcgtggtgcgaattccacgaagcaTTCGGACACCATATCAACAACTGTCTAACACTTGGCTATTAGttggatgagctcgtgaagaGTGTCTTCCTGAAAGATTACTTGATGGAGAAACAGGCGGGACGACCACCCGGCTCGCAAGCAGGGGGCAGTGAGGCACAGCAGCACGAGGCGCCTGTCCTCGGtgaaatccacaccatagctggtgggtTCTCGGGTGGCGGATGCACGGCGTCGCAGCGTAAGAAGTATGTGAGATCCGTAATGGCAGTAGAAGTTTTCGAGGACCATTCACCCGACGTGGACGTCACGTTCACTAGGGAGGACCTCAGGGATGTTGTGccgcatgacaacgatcccattgtgatCTCGCTCATCACGGCAGGAAGAACGGTTTATCGGGTCTTAGttgaccaagggagctcggcagacgtgatgttctggccaaccTTCGAAAGATTGCAACTATCCACAGATCAGTTGAGGCCATATGgaggctgcttgtacggttttgcgGGCGACCAAGTCGAAGTCAGAgggtacattgagttaagaACAACGTTCACGGATGGGACCGCCTCGCGcccggagaaaatcaaataccttgtcgtgaacgccccttcagcatataatatcctattgggaagaccaacactcaatagaATAGGAGCTATACCCtccacgaggcacatgaaggtcaaattACCTTCAATGGAAGGGGTAATTGTCACCATCCGATCTGACCAAGAGGAAGCAAAGAGatgttatgaaaacagcctcaagaacaggcGATCAGTATGCCACGTGACCACGACGCCGCCTCTTGGTGCGAAGGATGCGCAAGAAAGCCGACGGGCCATGGATGCGGCGACAGGGGAAACTGCCGTAGGCGACGTGGGTGTAGACATAACATCGGGGGCAGCCACCAACGGCGATGTAAACATGGGAGATGTCGGGTTGAAGTCTGAAAACAACGTCGGGGTAGAAGAAGAGGCGAGCTGCCCGGAGCCCGCCAGGGAGTCAAGCATTGTGAGAGCATTGCTTGCTAGCGAGAGGAGACATCGCCCGGTTGGAGattggctcgagagggagatcggcgGTAAAACCATCAAGTTAGGGAAAAATCTAGACGACGGGACACAGGAacagatcgccaaggtaataggcatgcatctggacgcgttcgcgtggtctgcctcggacatgccaggaatcgaccccgattttttatgtcatcgcctagcaatggacccccaagtcagaccagtccgacaaagaagaagaaaattcaatgaagaaaggagacaggcgatcagagaTGAGACGCAAAAACTCCTTGAGGCAGGCCATATCAAGGAGATACAGTATCcggaatggctcgccaatgttgtATTGGTAAaaaagagcaatgggaaatggcgaatgtgtgtcgacttcacagatctaaataaagcctgtccaaaggattcctatcctttgccgagtatagacgccctagtggacagcgcagcagggtgtaagttgttgagtttcttagacgcgttctcggggtacaatcaaATTAAGATGCAGCCCATGGACGAGgaaaaaactgccttcatgacagaacagtcgtgctattgctacaaagtgatgccttttgggctgaagaacgcgggagccacgtaccagagATTGATGGATAAAGTGCTCGCGCCTATGCTTGGGAGAAACGTACAAGCTTACGTTGACGATATGGTCGTAACATCCTTGGAAAAAAACCAGCATATAGCTGACTTAGAGGAGCTGCTCGTTACGATAGCCAAATACAAgctaaagctgaaccccgagaagtgcattttcggtGTGGAAGCGGGAAAATTCTTAGGTTTTCTCTTGACCGAAAGAGGGATCGAGGCAAACCCTAACATGTGTGCggccattttggcaatgaggagtcctgctacggtgaaagaggtgcagcagctcacgggtcggatggccgccctgtcgcgATTCGTGTCTGCTAGTGGGGAGAGGGgtcacccatatttccagtgcttgaaaAGGAACAATAGATTTGtctggacgaaagagtgcgaagAGGCTTTCGTAAAACTCAAAGAATACCTGGCAAGCCCGCCGGTCCTGTGCAAACCCCAAGTAGGAGCGCCCCTCAGATTATACTTCACCGTAACCGAGAAGGcgctgagtgcggtgctcgtccaggatcaagatcaaattcagaaacccgtttattttgtcagcaaggtaTTGCGGGGCccagaagtgagatatcaggctttggagaaagcagcattggcagtagtgttttcggcgaggaggttgcaccactacttccagagttttacagtgttggtgatgaccgacttaccTATCCAGAAGGTCCTGAAGAAACCAAATGTGGCTGGAAGAAAGGTAaaatgggcggtagagttgtcggagttcgacatcaagtatgagccccggggaccgatcaagggacaaatcttcgctgacttcgtggtcgaattATCTTCTGAAACAGTGCAAAGCGCCGGGGATGGttttcgttgggtactctcagTGGACGGATCCTCTAACCAGTTAGGCAGTGGGGCCGGGATAATtatggaaggacccaacggcgtgttgatagaacaatccctaaaattcgccttcaaagccagcaacaaccaggcggaatacgaggctttgatcgctggtgttttgttggcaaaggagatgggagcaagggTTCTGTTGGCCAAAAGCGATTCATTGCTAATCACAGGCCAAGTGaccggcgagttccaggctaaagatccgcagatggcagcttatctggagtatgtgcaggagttgaggaAGTCTTTTGTTTCGttcgaagtagtgcatgtgccaaggGAGCAGAACGCCCGGGCCGACTTactagcaaagctcgccagttcgggcaaggggggcaggcagaggaccgtcatacaagagaccctgaagacacctcgagcgttcgtggcagaccaccaagttctccaaaTCTGCAAGTCAAAGGAAGGGATGGCAAGAAGTCATAAATCCCTatctcaggagaccttgaggacgcCAAGGGTTAGAGCGCATCCAGTGGGGGAGATAAAAATGACGCAAGTTTACGCCGTCCACGAGCCGGACACATGGATTACGCCATATCAGCGATACATCGCAGATGGCTTACTCCCAATGGACTCGgcggaagctaggaaggtaaaaaggaactccagcaagttcaccctcatcgatggtgagttgtacaggtttgggttcacacacccccttttagtatgtgtgcatggagagaggtgcacgagaattatgacCGAGCTTCATGAAGGGATTTGCGGGAGTCACATCGGAGGTCGAGCCTTGGCAACAAGAACCATCCGTGCGGGTTATTATTGGCcgacaatgagagaagactgcaagagatatgcccaacgttgcaagcagtgcctggagcacgccgattggcacaaggcgcctccggAAGAGTTAAAATCAATCTACAGTccctggcctttccacacatggggaatcgatatcctgggacccttcccattggcgattaggcagatgaagtatttggttgtggcagtagaatacttcacgaagtggattgaagcagaaccagtagcccagatcacagCGCACAAGATACATaacttcgtatggaagaatattgtgtgtcgcttcggtgtgcccaagcgtttggttCGGATAACGGTACTCAGTTCGCAAGTCACCTGCTGAAGAAGCTATGCGAGGACGTTGGAACTCAACAGGTGTTCGCTTCtgtggaacacccgcaaacgaatgggcaggtggagtcggctAATCGGGTTTtactaagaggtttgaagaggagattggagaaggccaaagggtcttgggctgaggaagttccccgTATAATATGGACATATCACACCACTgcacagtcaggaacccacgaaaccccgttcagcttggtgtaCGGGTGCGATGCAATGATCCCaattgaaatccaggaaagctcgccgagattccaaaacttcgtggcagaagactcgaatgcagaaaggaggatgaacttagacttgttggatgaggtcagggaggaggcaagggtaaaggccgaggcgataaagagaagagtcGAGCGCACGTACAATTCTAGGGCAAggccaagacagttcagagatggcgacctggtaatgaggaaggcccacctgtacgagatgcagaataaattgtcacccaaatggacgggaccgtttagaataaccgaagcactcgggaatggcgcctatcgtTTGGAAACATtggagggaggggcgattcctcgcacttggaacgctacccacctcaagttttattacagttgaaacATTGTAAGTAGCAGTTAATTCGAACAGTCAagtgaaaacagtttttcaaggtggcgctctttttccctgagaagggttttttaatgaggccacccaataaagaaagtTCGAGTTTATCAAAGTTTTCCCAGTTATTGAGCTTGCATgattatcattttaaataatttatcaaatttttCCCAGTTATTGAGCTTGCATGcttatcattttaaataatttatcaaagtttcccagTTATTGAGTTTGCATGTTTGTCATTTTAAGTTTTCAAGAGAAGACTTTGTCGTCCTTGTATAATTTAGGGCAGattcagatcgcatgcattcagtccaaagttttaagtcctcatcgccacctggcgatcggaggcaaaggcataaagtttttaagtcctcatcgccacctggcgatcgcaGGCACGagcataaagtttttaagtcctcgtcgccacctggcgatcgcaGGCACGagcataaagtttttaagtcctcatagccacctggcaatcggagatgaaagttaagttttaagtcccactcgcctagagcgagtataggcgagaacagataaaaagtcctactcgcctagagcgagtataggcgagaacagaataaaaagtcctactcgcctagagcgagtataggcgagaacagataaaaagtcctactcgcctagagcgagtataggcgagaacagagcagaagtcctactcgcctagaacgagtttaggcgagaacagattaagaagtcctactcgcctagagcgagtataggcgagtgttcagagcaagatgacaggtatgtccagtatgagttaaaatccgggcgcctagtccttgagcaggggttaagggattccttcgggacgccccctcctcaagtatgaatagctagccccgatACCaaagaaagtcctcctcaccctcgagtgagtgcaggcaagataaggttaaaagccctcagtgcatccagggaaaaggtagcccctgggcaatgttgaagcaccagagaaagtcctcctcaccctcgagtgagtgcaggcaagataaggttaaaagccctcagtgcatccagggaaaaggtagcccttgggcaatgttgaggcaccagagaaagtcctcctcaccctcgagtgagtgcaggcaagataaggttaaaagccctcagtgcatccagggaaaaggtagcccctgggcaatgttgaggcaccagagaaagtcctcctcaccctcgagtgagtgcAGGCAAGATAAGGTTAAAAGCCCTCaatgcatccagggaaaaggtagcccctgggcaatgttgaggcaccagagaaagtcctcctcaccctcgagtgagtgcaggcaagataaggttaaaagccctcagtgcatccagggaagaggtagcccctgggcaatgttgaggcaccagagaaagtcctcctcaccctcgagtgagttcggGCAAGATAAggttgaaagtcctcagtgcatctagggaaaaggtagcccctgggcaagctGAGGCActagataaagtccttctcgccgtcgagcgagttcaagcaagataaagtccttctcaccgtcgagtgagttcaggccagataaagtcctcctcacccttgAGTGAGTTTAGGCAAGAACAggatacaagacctctttgcttaagcaaattgaggcaagttcgaaAAGTTTTAGGTGATGAActagaaatacacatgtcacttggcagatcagggaAGCGAGATGTCAGATACTAAAAATGACTCCCGCCTAttgctcagtaagtaattttgtgtcaaatgttattgctatagactaactGTTTGTTCAAGATAAGTTGATTTCCAGGAAATTAAGCATCAGTTTAtgctaagttaattgggttgagtaaAAACCAACCAAGTTATCAGGCGATCGCACAACAGGTAAAAGATAAATCATGAGCATAAGTTGACACGGTTCGAAGAAAGAAGTCATTACAAACAGGTTCGTTGCACATAGACAGAGGTCGACTGTGTAAGTCTTTCAGAATGTTTCTAAAGAAAATGCCAAATAAGAACAAATGAAAACGTTAGTCTGAGGGTACGATTTTGCCGTCTACCACTTCATGGCAAATTGAGAACTGGGAGAGGTCCAAGTCGGGGTAAGCACAAGCGAACTGTTCCAAGGCTGCGCTAAACCCGGAAGTCAGAACGTTTGCGGCGTTGAGGTCGAGTTCTTCACTTTGCTTCTTCAGCTTTTCGTTCTCCTCAAGCGCCTGGGCAAGCTTTGTTGTAGATTCGCTCagctctttctctttctcgctcAGTTCCTTGGCCTTTTGGTCCATGTCAGCTTTGATTTTACCCAGCAGATCATCCCTCTCAATTGACTTGGCCTCGAGCTCATCCGCGTAAGCCCCTTtggctttgagagtctcctcaAGGCCCGCTATCTTCTCCTGTTGATGCATGAGTTTGCCCTCGAGTTCAGTGACCTCTAAGAGTTTGGCGCTGAGCTTTTGGTCTAGTTCAGCGCTGTTTTTATGTTCGCTCCGCAACTCCTCCTTCAGAGCATTCTCTAACCGCGAAAACTCCAATCCCCGCATCGTAAGATCACGCTTAAGTTGTTGGACTTGGTCCTTCGCAACACCAGCTTCGGATTTAGACTGGCCCAAGGAGTCCCTTAAAGCCTTGCCCATCATCTGGTGAAGGCGTTTCTCTACGCACTCGGTGGTCATAGCGCTAAGGTAAGCGGCATGGGCTTTCAAGACCTCCTCGATAGGGGCTGGAAGAACAGGGATTGGAAGAGGAGTCGGGGGTTGGTTCTCGTCGCTGCCCTCATAAGTATGGACAACCAGGGGAACATGAGGACGCAGCGGCGACACGTCTGGCTCCACTACAGGTTGGGGAGACCGTTGAATGTCCGTAGTTTGCTCCGGAACGCCCCCAGCAGCTGAGGTGTTTGACGGCAAAGCATCCCCAGCACTCTCAAAGGGTGTAGAAACGCTGGGGGGATTTTCCGCATAATCTGGGCCCGTACTCTCGTTTGCGGGTAGCTCGGCGACGGTCGCCCTATTCCTTTTGCGGATAAGTCCATCTTCAGTGCTCTCGTCATCCTCCTCATCCGACACCATTATGGGATTCTTCCTCTTGGCCCTCTTTGGCGACAGCTTCTTTCTCGAAGGGGCAGGAGGGGCGATAAGGGAAGATGAGCCCACGGGAGGAAGCTCGCCTCGGGCAACAGCAGCTTCCGCCACAGAATTCGGGACGGTTTGAGAGCCCGCGGCGAGTTTGTGGCGTTTGACTACAGAACGCAGCCTAGCCATATGATCCTTTCCCAGCATTGTGTCTGCACGAAGTGATCGATGTCCACAAATCAACACAATTACAAACACAGATAATTAGCAGTGCAAAGGTAAGCGCAGGATATGTAATGCGAACAAACTTAGTAAAGAAGTAAAGCAGAATTGGCACAGGAAGAAAAATCCAGGTGGAGTGGGGGAACAGACCTATGTAAAAGTCTAGCTGACTCTCATAAAATTCGAACTTGATGATTGAAGAGGTAGGTAAGGTGGTATTGGTTGAGGCAACTTCCTTCCAGAAGTGGCACAAATCTCTATCGAGCTCACCCATTTTCTCTGGACTCCTGGCTTTCCGAAAGTGATCCTGAGAATCCTTTTTTCCCTTGtctacccagtacaaggggaacccatCGAGGAGTGTGGGACTCTGATCATTACAGCAAACACGAACGAACTtacccttccaatccttataagattgttggaagatggaaaggatggatctcccagcaatcccattaaaGGTTACCCATAGGCGGTCCCCGGGGtttttggcctcaaacagaaataaGAACACGTCTACAGAAGCTGGATGGCCTAAATGTGCACAAACAATTTGGTATGCCTTGACAAACGCCTAGCCATTGGGATGCAGCTGAGCAGGGGCAATATCAagctcggtaagaagttccctctcaaagcggGTAAAGGGGAACCTGAGCTTAACCTTCTTAAACACGGTTGCGTAAACAAAGCAGAAAGGGTGACCATCGTTGCCATTGCTATCAGTACAAACGGGTTCCCCGGGAGGACAAGGACGAATAACAACCTTGTCatcatgctccttatggaatgtcAGGTGGGTCTTATCTCTCAAGCGGAGAACGTCAACCTCAGAGTTAATCGAGGAAGTCTCGTTCAGCAGGGCTGGAGGAGCCCAGGAATACAACAGTTTGTAATCAGGAATGGGGCGGGCAGTGGCGCTAGTTTGCGGGGGAGTTGATTGCGATTGGTTGGGACGAGAAGGCGCAGGCCTCTGAGCCCGATTTAAAAGGATGCCAGGATCTCTAGGTGGGTTACGAGACGTGGAGGGGTTTCCTGACGAAGGTTGTTTGCGAGATTTTGAAGGAGGGTTTCGAGAGGGGGCAGGGGTGGCACCTGTACGAGCCATCGAGAACTGTAGGAGAGACGAAAGGAAAGTAAGAAAATAAAGCGGAGGGTCGCTAAAAGGAATGATTCAATTTGAAAAATAGGAAGGGAAAGCAGCATGAACAACAGGGGTCGTAGGAAGGGAAAGAAAACCTAGAAGCGCAGGGAAAAAAGCGAAACAGAGAGCAAACAACCCATAGCATGTGCATCGAACAGTTAAGAGATGATGCAAGTTGATCAAAATGCGATGAGCACCAACAAAGTGATAAAGGGCTTACCTTTTTTATGATCGAAGGAGCGTACGAGGAAATGATGATTGGGGAGTCGAAGCGTTCACCAGAGCGTATCGAAGGTTTGAAAGTGAAGCAGGAAGataatgtaacagtagggtggcACGAGAAGTTTAGAATTTCGAAAGTtatgggaagcgcaaacgacacgaAGTAACAACCATTGATGAGTCCACGTGTCATTTGATGAGAGggggttggtgaagtgtcaaatcagtAATCGGCGTGCGCATTAGCGCGCGAAGCCACGTAGATCGCCAAAGTTTAAACTTATCCTCCTCGAGTCACCAAGGGCGATGACGTGATCGGGTAGTGCGAAG from Phaseolus vulgaris cultivar G19833 chromosome 1, P. vulgaris v2.0, whole genome shotgun sequence carries:
- the LOC137815720 gene encoding uncharacterized protein, which produces MATRPARARSEEMTLQQLMGMVHGLQDAVAASNVEQERMQADLTASQVRSEELHRTNEELRHRWRGRDEPEAASPPREFRTPFSQAILETAIPNTFTGPKVTFTGMEDPEAHLTAFHTQILLVGGSDAAKCKLFMSTMTGMAMDWFISLPEGHVTSFAQLSKLFREQYLTNRTPAPVSYDLFDVKQFQGETLKEYISRFRAQVVKVGTKEEPMIVYAFKKGVRPGSFSKTLNRSRPKTFAEIRRQAVEHIASEGETYEKCTTTMPARPKA